Proteins from a genomic interval of Coraliomargarita parva:
- a CDS encoding mechanosensitive ion channel family protein: MEDQSTVVDTIAASLANWGLRVIAALLILVIGMWIAKKVKGLFTTILEKKEVEPTLIGFFANLLYGAIVVFVAIAAIGKLGVETTSFAAVIAAAGLAIGLALQGSLSNFASGVLLILFKPFKAGNFVKAGGEAGIVVEVGLLTTELKTPDNIKIILPNAQVMGGSITNFSAHPTRRCDMVVGVSYGDDLKKAKQIILDILEADERVLKEPAVQVAVSNLGDSSVDFVVRPWVNAADYWAVKFDFTQKVKETFDAEGISIPFPQRDVHLFQEAVS, translated from the coding sequence ATGGAAGACCAATCAACTGTTGTGGATACGATCGCTGCCTCACTCGCGAACTGGGGACTGCGCGTTATTGCCGCACTTCTCATACTTGTTATCGGTATGTGGATTGCGAAAAAAGTGAAGGGCCTCTTCACTACGATCCTTGAAAAGAAGGAAGTCGAACCGACTTTGATCGGTTTTTTCGCCAACCTATTGTATGGTGCGATTGTCGTTTTTGTCGCTATCGCCGCGATCGGTAAGCTTGGCGTGGAAACGACTTCCTTCGCCGCGGTCATTGCCGCTGCCGGTTTGGCCATTGGTCTGGCCTTGCAAGGTTCGCTCTCCAATTTCGCTTCGGGTGTGCTCCTCATTCTCTTCAAGCCCTTCAAGGCGGGGAACTTCGTCAAGGCGGGTGGTGAAGCCGGTATCGTGGTGGAAGTCGGCCTGCTGACGACCGAGCTGAAGACGCCGGACAACATCAAGATCATTCTTCCGAACGCTCAGGTCATGGGCGGCTCGATCACGAATTTCTCCGCACATCCGACGCGCCGCTGCGATATGGTGGTGGGGGTCAGCTATGGGGACGACCTCAAGAAGGCCAAGCAGATCATTCTCGATATCCTCGAGGCGGATGAGCGTGTGCTGAAGGAGCCCGCCGTTCAGGTCGCTGTTTCCAATCTGGGGGACAGCAGCGTCGACTTTGTCGTGCGTCCCTGGGTGAACGCCGCGGACTACTGGGCCGTCAAATTCGACTTTACTCAGAAGGTTAAGGAGACCTTTGACGCCGAGGGTATTAGCATTCCTTTTCCTCAGCGGGATGTGCACCTTTTCCAAGAGGCGGTATCTTAA
- the alaS gene encoding alanine--tRNA ligase produces MTSAEIRQSFLDFFKEKQHSIVPSASLMPQSPGLLFTNAGMNQFVPYFLGTEKAPYSPPRAADTQKCIRAGGKHNDLEDVGQDTYHHTFFEMLGNWSFGDYFKKEAIAWGWELVVERWGVPANRLYATVYAPGEGDPSEFDQEAYDYWAALFTSKGLDPKIHIVNGNVKDNFWMMGETGPCGPCSELHVDLTPEGDTQGKLVNQDSDLCIEIWNLVFIQYNAEADGSFRELPAKHVDTGMGFERACSLIQNTKGFTDFSKKPSNYATDVFQPIFRTVEKLSGKSYVDIYPGKGVEKTDALEEAIAFRVIADHIRTLSFSIADGILPGNSGRNYVLRRILRRAVKYGRTLGFSGETAFLPQLVDTLVAEFGSVFPELKTRSAVIKETLATEEDSFNKTLDRGLQLFESTATTDGVFPPEEAFKLYDTYGFPVDLTALLCRERGLSLDEAAVEACMEEQRERARAAQKKTVVRALDLSTEAVTEFLGFENDSCDATILEVHQQDEQVLVITNKTVFFTEMGGQEGDTGSAEINGSTYSIVGVQKIGNATAHVFENIPCSTFNVQDSIVLTIDRVRRAPIEAHHTATHLLHWALHKVVSADATQQGSSVSPERLRFDFNSKALTPEQIATMEEKVNACIQKGETVSWTEVPYPEVKGRKDIMQFFGDKYGDLVRVVQIGGEAKALNGYSMELCGGTHVRDTSNIGLFKIKSEGAIAAGVRRIEAVCGEAAWQYIQEVSTTLSDEIRHSREKLHTSNQELEALGAEAIVVHEMPNYLMSAISQRGDIAEINSLAAKLYHHRDELKQACVDADKALKKAQSANASKLAAALLDSAKDIDGGLKLLVAKVDAPGPNELREMANQLCGDLGNSLVVLGAEFGDKVSVCASSSQAAVAAGHKAGDIIRELTGKLGGKGGGKPTFAMGGAPNNGELESVLSAFTL; encoded by the coding sequence ATGACCTCCGCCGAAATCCGCCAGTCCTTCCTCGATTTCTTTAAAGAGAAGCAGCACAGCATCGTGCCGTCCGCGTCGCTCATGCCGCAGTCGCCGGGCTTGCTCTTCACCAATGCGGGAATGAACCAGTTCGTGCCCTACTTCCTCGGCACGGAAAAGGCCCCGTACAGCCCGCCGCGGGCGGCGGATACGCAGAAGTGCATCCGCGCGGGCGGCAAGCACAACGACCTCGAAGACGTAGGCCAGGACACTTACCACCACACCTTCTTCGAGATGCTGGGCAACTGGTCCTTCGGCGATTACTTCAAGAAGGAGGCGATCGCATGGGGCTGGGAACTGGTGGTCGAACGCTGGGGGGTACCGGCCAACCGCCTCTACGCAACCGTCTATGCACCCGGCGAAGGCGACCCTTCGGAATTCGACCAGGAAGCCTACGATTACTGGGCCGCGCTCTTCACCAGCAAGGGGCTCGACCCGAAGATCCACATCGTCAACGGCAACGTGAAGGATAATTTCTGGATGATGGGCGAGACCGGTCCCTGCGGCCCCTGCTCCGAGTTGCACGTCGACCTCACACCGGAAGGCGACACTCAGGGAAAGCTGGTCAACCAGGACTCCGATCTCTGCATCGAGATCTGGAACCTCGTCTTCATCCAGTACAATGCCGAAGCCGACGGCAGCTTCCGCGAGCTCCCGGCCAAGCACGTCGATACCGGGATGGGCTTTGAACGCGCCTGCTCGCTGATTCAGAACACGAAGGGCTTTACCGACTTTTCCAAGAAGCCCAGCAACTACGCGACCGACGTCTTCCAGCCGATCTTCCGCACGGTCGAGAAACTGAGCGGCAAGTCCTACGTCGACATCTATCCCGGCAAAGGAGTTGAAAAGACGGATGCGCTGGAGGAGGCCATCGCCTTCCGCGTAATCGCCGACCATATCCGCACGCTTTCCTTCTCGATCGCCGACGGCATTCTCCCGGGAAACAGCGGGCGCAATTATGTGCTCCGCCGCATCCTGCGACGCGCGGTCAAATACGGCCGCACACTTGGCTTTAGCGGCGAAACCGCCTTCCTTCCGCAGCTCGTCGACACCCTGGTCGCGGAATTCGGCTCCGTCTTCCCCGAGCTGAAAACACGTTCCGCAGTCATCAAGGAAACGCTTGCGACCGAGGAAGACAGCTTCAACAAAACTCTGGACCGGGGCCTGCAGCTGTTTGAAAGTACTGCGACCACCGATGGCGTCTTCCCGCCGGAAGAAGCGTTCAAGTTGTACGACACCTACGGCTTCCCGGTCGACTTGACCGCCCTGCTCTGCCGCGAGCGTGGACTGAGCCTGGATGAGGCTGCAGTTGAAGCCTGCATGGAGGAACAGCGCGAACGTGCCCGGGCCGCCCAGAAGAAAACCGTGGTCCGCGCTCTGGACCTGAGCACGGAGGCCGTCACCGAATTCCTGGGATTCGAGAACGACAGCTGTGATGCGACGATCCTCGAAGTCCACCAGCAAGACGAACAAGTCCTGGTCATTACCAACAAAACCGTGTTCTTCACCGAAATGGGCGGTCAGGAAGGCGATACCGGCAGCGCCGAAATCAACGGCAGCACTTACAGTATCGTCGGCGTGCAGAAAATCGGCAACGCCACCGCTCACGTCTTTGAAAACATTCCATGTTCAACGTTTAACGTTCAAGATTCCATCGTCCTCACGATCGACAGAGTGAGACGTGCCCCAATTGAGGCACACCACACCGCCACCCACCTCCTGCACTGGGCACTTCATAAAGTGGTCTCTGCCGACGCCACCCAACAGGGCTCCAGCGTCAGCCCGGAACGGCTCCGCTTCGACTTCAACTCCAAGGCGCTGACACCGGAGCAAATCGCCACGATGGAAGAAAAGGTCAATGCCTGCATCCAGAAAGGGGAAACCGTGTCCTGGACCGAAGTCCCCTACCCCGAAGTCAAGGGGCGCAAAGACATCATGCAGTTCTTCGGCGACAAGTACGGTGACTTGGTCCGTGTCGTACAAATCGGCGGCGAGGCCAAGGCGCTGAACGGCTACTCCATGGAACTTTGCGGGGGTACGCACGTACGCGACACCTCTAATATCGGACTGTTCAAGATCAAGTCCGAAGGGGCCATTGCCGCCGGGGTACGCCGTATCGAAGCGGTCTGCGGCGAAGCGGCCTGGCAATACATCCAGGAAGTCTCAACCACCCTGTCCGACGAGATCCGCCACAGCCGTGAAAAACTCCATACAAGCAACCAGGAACTCGAGGCGCTGGGCGCCGAAGCAATTGTCGTGCACGAGATGCCGAACTACCTGATGTCGGCCATCTCCCAGCGCGGCGACATCGCCGAAATCAACTCCCTGGCCGCGAAACTGTACCACCACCGCGACGAACTCAAGCAAGCCTGCGTGGATGCCGACAAGGCGCTCAAGAAAGCCCAGTCCGCCAACGCATCCAAGCTCGCAGCGGCTTTACTCGACTCGGCCAAGGATATCGACGGCGGACTCAAACTGCTGGTCGCGAAGGTCGACGCCCCCGGACCGAACGAACTCCGCGAGATGGCCAACCAACTCTGCGGCGACCTCGGCAACAGCCTCGTCGTACTCGGCGCGGAATTCGGCGACAAGGTAAGCGTCTGCGCCAGCAGTTCCCAAGCGGCCGTCGCCGCCGGGCACAAAGCCGGCGATATCATCCGCGAGCTGACAGGGAAGCTCGGCGGCAAGGGAGGCGGCAAGCCGACTTTTGCCATGGGCGGCGCCCCCAACAACGGCGAACTGGAGTCGGTGCTGTCCGCCTTCACACTCTAG
- a CDS encoding GxxExxY protein: protein MDTNIHEFDGPLAKEAYAIVGSAFEVLNGLGSGLLEKPYENSMVVEFQERNIPYTQQKRFDVIYKNVKVGKYVPDLIAFDAVIVDTKVIDQITNIERAQMLNYLKITGLKVGLILNFKRPKLVWERIVL from the coding sequence ATGGACACGAATATACACGAATTTGATGGGCCTTTAGCAAAAGAGGCGTATGCAATCGTGGGTTCGGCGTTCGAGGTTCTAAACGGTCTGGGCAGCGGTCTGCTGGAAAAGCCATACGAAAATTCGATGGTGGTGGAGTTTCAGGAACGAAACATACCCTACACCCAGCAAAAGCGGTTCGATGTCATTTACAAGAATGTGAAGGTCGGGAAGTATGTTCCCGACCTCATCGCATTCGACGCAGTGATCGTTGATACAAAGGTCATTGACCAGATTACAAATATCGAACGTGCCCAAATGCTCAATTACTTGAAGATAACCGGACTCAAAGTCGGGCTCATCCTCAACTTCAAACGTCCAAAACTAGTATGGGAACGCATTGTTCTCTAA
- the leuB gene encoding 3-isopropylmalate dehydrogenase — translation MKTLKFAVLPGDGIGPEVMEVALDVLKVAGEKFGFALDYESADIGGIAIDNHGVAFPDSTKAVCDKAEAILFGSVGGPKWESLPPKEQPERAALLPIRKAYSLYANVRPGLLYPELTDASPLKKERIPNGIDIVCIRELTGGIYFGQPKATTTLDNGEEQAIDTMVYKTSEIERIAQVAIDTAKARGNRVCSVDKANVLETSVLWRKVVTEYFKKNAPEIELSHMYVDNAAMQLARDPNQFDVLFTENMFGDILSDEMGVICGSLGMLASASLGAQKNSLGFPFGLYEPSGGTAPDIAGQGIANPCAQILSGALMLRYSFGELEAAAAIEAAVEKAVTSGTRTGDIAFGLDPIGTQAMGKAVLANL, via the coding sequence ATGAAGACGCTCAAATTCGCAGTTCTCCCCGGTGACGGCATCGGGCCCGAAGTCATGGAAGTCGCCCTCGACGTGCTCAAGGTCGCCGGCGAAAAATTCGGCTTTGCCCTCGACTATGAAAGCGCGGACATCGGCGGCATCGCCATCGACAACCATGGTGTGGCCTTCCCGGACAGCACCAAAGCGGTCTGCGACAAGGCGGAAGCGATCCTCTTCGGCTCCGTGGGCGGCCCGAAATGGGAAAGCCTGCCTCCCAAGGAACAGCCGGAGCGCGCCGCCCTGCTGCCCATCCGCAAGGCCTATTCCCTCTACGCCAACGTGCGCCCCGGCCTCCTGTACCCGGAACTGACTGATGCATCCCCGCTGAAGAAGGAACGCATTCCGAACGGCATCGACATCGTCTGCATCCGCGAACTGACCGGCGGCATCTATTTCGGCCAGCCGAAGGCCACCACCACGCTGGACAATGGCGAGGAACAGGCGATCGACACCATGGTCTACAAGACCAGCGAGATCGAGCGCATCGCCCAGGTCGCCATCGACACCGCCAAGGCCCGCGGCAACCGCGTTTGCTCGGTCGACAAGGCCAATGTACTCGAGACCTCCGTGCTCTGGCGCAAGGTCGTGACCGAATATTTCAAGAAGAACGCCCCGGAGATCGAGTTGAGCCACATGTATGTGGACAACGCCGCCATGCAGCTGGCCCGCGATCCGAACCAGTTCGACGTACTCTTCACCGAAAACATGTTCGGCGACATCCTCTCCGACGAGATGGGCGTGATTTGCGGTTCACTCGGCATGCTGGCCTCTGCCAGCCTCGGCGCCCAGAAGAACAGTCTCGGCTTCCCCTTCGGCCTCTACGAGCCCTCCGGCGGCACCGCTCCGGACATCGCCGGCCAGGGCATCGCCAACCCCTGCGCCCAGATCCTGTCCGGCGCGCTCATGCTCCGCTACAGCTTCGGCGAGCTTGAAGCCGCCGCCGCCATCGAAGCCGCAGTTGAGAAAGCCGTGACCTCCGGCACCCGCACCGGTGACATCGCCTTCGGCCTCGACCCCATCGGCACCCAAGCCATGGGCAAAGCCGTCCTCGCAAACCTGTAG
- a CDS encoding phospholipase D family protein: protein MRLFKLHSSGQGLISTTHWIVLPLLWLPCLFIGCASVPEREGGEESSVWDRPEQTELGRRFATPETATAGTSGVFLLPDSRDAFRVRYAAAAKAEKTIDLQYYLWKGDATGNLLLDRVLKKADEGVRVRILIDDIYHSGRDQVYASLAQHPKVEVRVFNPIGNRGIFRNLGFALHSGRYNYRMHNKIFLVDGALAVMGGRNIGDDYFGVDPELNFHDLDVLAVGPAAQEAGQAFDLFWNAPAAVPIEAIVPASKVAQSHEELRRVVYSALERYIDEVPYRIPVDHEAVNAGIEWIYSRLSWAPVRVVVDAPDRFDSRGESAIFNLMKELSPTIDSELYLQTAYLLPEAETIAAMGRLVKRGVDVNVMTNSLLSNNHLAVHAHYRKVRKKLLRAGVDLYELKANDALTRYYRNTDQHVASSHSGLHTKAFVMDHDTSVIGSYNMDPRSRVWNSEIALVIEDEKTGLAMKRIMSEAMQLENAYELHVDASGQLTWTTEDSVGASEVFTREPGASLGQRFLSRIIGWIPVRGQL from the coding sequence ATGAGATTATTCAAGCTTCATTCTTCAGGCCAGGGCCTCATCTCAACGACGCATTGGATCGTTTTGCCGCTGCTCTGGCTGCCATGCCTGTTCATCGGGTGTGCCAGTGTGCCGGAGCGGGAGGGAGGCGAAGAAAGCTCTGTGTGGGACCGGCCGGAACAAACCGAACTGGGACGTCGTTTTGCAACGCCGGAAACGGCGACAGCCGGGACATCGGGTGTGTTTCTGCTGCCGGACTCACGCGATGCATTCCGGGTGCGGTATGCTGCCGCGGCAAAAGCGGAAAAAACGATCGATCTTCAGTATTATCTGTGGAAGGGGGATGCGACTGGAAACCTCCTTCTGGACCGGGTGCTGAAGAAAGCGGACGAGGGGGTCCGGGTACGTATTCTGATAGACGACATCTACCATAGTGGCCGGGACCAGGTTTACGCGAGCCTTGCGCAGCATCCGAAGGTCGAGGTCCGGGTGTTCAACCCGATCGGGAACCGGGGGATATTCAGGAATCTGGGGTTTGCACTGCACAGCGGGCGGTACAATTATCGCATGCATAATAAAATTTTCCTGGTGGATGGCGCACTGGCTGTCATGGGGGGGCGCAATATCGGAGACGATTATTTCGGCGTCGATCCGGAGCTGAATTTCCATGACCTTGATGTGCTCGCGGTGGGGCCGGCCGCGCAGGAAGCCGGGCAGGCATTTGACCTTTTCTGGAATGCGCCGGCGGCAGTGCCGATCGAGGCGATCGTTCCTGCTTCGAAGGTGGCCCAATCGCATGAGGAACTGAGACGCGTGGTTTACAGTGCCTTGGAACGCTACATCGATGAGGTGCCCTATCGGATACCGGTCGACCATGAGGCGGTGAATGCGGGAATCGAGTGGATCTACAGTCGCTTGAGCTGGGCCCCGGTGCGGGTCGTGGTTGACGCACCCGACCGCTTTGATTCTCGGGGCGAATCGGCGATTTTCAATTTGATGAAGGAATTGAGCCCGACCATCGATTCGGAGCTCTATTTACAGACGGCCTACCTACTGCCGGAAGCTGAAACGATTGCCGCAATGGGACGGCTTGTGAAGCGTGGGGTCGATGTCAATGTGATGACAAACTCGCTGCTCTCGAATAACCACCTGGCGGTACATGCCCACTATCGGAAGGTCCGGAAAAAACTCCTTCGCGCGGGCGTTGATCTCTACGAGCTGAAGGCAAACGATGCACTGACCCGGTATTACAGGAATACGGATCAGCATGTGGCATCATCGCATTCCGGGCTGCACACCAAGGCATTTGTGATGGATCACGACACCTCTGTGATTGGTTCCTACAACATGGATCCGCGTTCCCGGGTCTGGAACTCGGAGATTGCGCTGGTCATTGAGGATGAAAAAACGGGCCTGGCCATGAAGCGCATTATGTCGGAGGCGATGCAGCTGGAGAACGCGTATGAATTGCATGTGGATGCTTCCGGTCAACTGACATGGACGACCGAGGACTCCGTGGGCGCGTCCGAGGTCTTTACACGCGAGCCGGGTGCTTCCTTGGGGCAGCGTTTTCTCAGCCGTATCATCGGGTGGATACCGGTTCGCGGTCAACTGTAG
- a CDS encoding class I SAM-dependent methyltransferase: protein MRYSRAAKYYQWLERMSYGQSLQKARCTYLGQIEAPGTALLVGEGYGAFLIPFLETYPHCKVTVIEESAEMIEVCRRRLEKRQLPQTAVTFIHRPLSTCSLPEKHYELIVSHFFFDNFRQDATTSMIQQLARCATPQSDWLISDFHIPNQTWRALRARIWLFGLYTFWRRVAHVPATELPEIIPALADCGFIPKQHRQSNAGLLCSSWYRRTPAPRSTGPVRPTVDREPVSTR, encoded by the coding sequence ATGCGCTATTCCCGTGCAGCGAAGTACTACCAATGGCTCGAACGCATGAGCTATGGACAGAGCCTGCAAAAAGCGCGCTGCACCTACCTGGGTCAAATCGAAGCACCCGGAACGGCCCTGCTTGTCGGGGAAGGTTATGGTGCCTTCCTCATTCCCTTTCTGGAAACCTACCCACACTGCAAGGTCACCGTGATCGAAGAAAGCGCAGAGATGATCGAGGTGTGCCGGCGGCGACTCGAGAAACGGCAGCTTCCGCAAACGGCAGTGACCTTCATCCACCGCCCCCTCAGTACATGCAGTTTGCCGGAGAAGCACTATGAGTTGATCGTGAGCCATTTCTTTTTCGACAATTTCCGTCAGGATGCAACCACCTCAATGATCCAACAGCTCGCCCGCTGCGCGACTCCGCAATCCGACTGGTTGATCAGCGACTTTCACATACCGAATCAAACATGGCGCGCCCTGCGGGCAAGGATCTGGCTCTTCGGGCTCTATACTTTTTGGCGACGCGTTGCCCACGTCCCGGCAACTGAATTACCGGAAATCATTCCCGCACTGGCCGACTGCGGCTTCATCCCGAAGCAGCATCGGCAATCGAACGCCGGCCTGCTCTGCAGCAGCTGGTATCGCCGAACCCCGGCTCCCCGTTCCACCGGCCCGGTGCGGCCTACAGTTGACCGCGAACCGGTATCCACCCGATGA
- a CDS encoding class I SAM-dependent methyltransferase, with product MSKQHLRTRLACTLCGAQGTFFYAAPQDGRSYHHCPSCGLVWLDPADRLSRKDAFAHYRQHQNSPSDPTYRRFLEQVWLPLREHLAPGAAGLDYGSGPGPTLHLMAKEDGYACRHYDPAFHPDKSVFGQQYDFITCSETAEHFHQPKEEFRQLAALLRPGAWLALMTSRLTPETRFENWSYRLDHTHVCFYTDACFEWIADNYGFERPHFHSSNVALLQKS from the coding sequence GTGTCCAAGCAACATCTCCGTACGCGCCTTGCCTGCACCTTATGCGGAGCTCAGGGAACTTTTTTTTATGCCGCCCCCCAGGACGGCCGCAGCTACCACCACTGTCCGAGCTGCGGGCTGGTCTGGCTGGACCCGGCGGACCGTTTGTCCCGGAAGGATGCGTTCGCCCATTATCGGCAGCATCAGAATTCCCCCTCGGATCCGACTTACCGTCGTTTTCTGGAGCAAGTCTGGCTCCCCCTTCGAGAGCATCTGGCTCCGGGTGCAGCAGGCCTCGACTACGGATCGGGGCCCGGCCCCACCCTGCACTTGATGGCGAAGGAAGACGGCTATGCCTGCCGTCACTATGATCCGGCCTTCCATCCGGACAAATCCGTATTCGGACAACAGTACGACTTCATCACCTGCAGCGAGACCGCCGAGCACTTCCATCAACCGAAAGAGGAATTCCGGCAACTGGCGGCCCTGCTCCGCCCCGGTGCCTGGCTCGCGCTCATGACAAGCCGGCTCACCCCGGAGACCCGTTTTGAAAACTGGTCCTACCGTCTCGATCATACCCACGTCTGCTTCTACACGGACGCCTGCTTTGAGTGGATCGCGGACAATTACGGCTTTGAACGTCCGCACTTTCACAGCTCGAACGTAGCTCTCCTGCAAAAGAGCTAA
- a CDS encoding response regulator transcription factor produces the protein MRILLIEDYEPLRRSVVELLESHDYAVDASASGDEGLWYASNHDYDVIVLDLMLPKVDGLSILRRLRQAGSGVPIIVISARDSVDHRIEGLDAGADDYLVKPFALKELLARVRAQTRKAYEKKAALVEVGDLSIDLTAKRVTRHGSEIQLTSREYSLLEYLAYRAGEVVSRQEIWDHVYNYYEDASSNAVDVYVGYLRKKLASDDGGTYIQTRRGQGYLLEYVQA, from the coding sequence ATGCGTATCCTGCTGATTGAAGACTATGAACCCTTGCGCCGGTCGGTTGTCGAGCTGCTGGAGTCCCATGACTATGCGGTCGATGCCTCGGCCAGTGGGGACGAAGGGCTCTGGTATGCGAGCAACCACGACTATGACGTCATCGTGCTCGATCTCATGCTCCCCAAGGTGGACGGTCTATCGATCTTGCGTCGGTTGCGCCAGGCGGGCTCCGGTGTGCCCATCATTGTGATCAGTGCCCGTGATTCCGTCGATCACCGGATTGAAGGACTGGACGCCGGAGCGGACGATTATCTGGTCAAGCCCTTCGCCTTAAAGGAATTATTAGCCCGGGTCCGTGCACAGACGAGGAAAGCGTACGAGAAAAAGGCCGCACTGGTCGAAGTTGGCGACCTCAGTATCGATCTGACCGCGAAGCGTGTGACACGTCATGGCAGTGAGATTCAGCTGACATCGCGTGAATACAGTTTGCTGGAATACCTGGCCTACCGGGCCGGGGAAGTGGTATCCAGGCAGGAAATTTGGGATCATGTGTATAACTACTATGAAGATGCTTCCAGTAACGCGGTGGATGTCTATGTCGGGTACCTGCGTAAGAAGCTGGCATCGGACGATGGCGGGACCTACATTCAGACACGTCGCGGACAAGGCTATCTACTCGAATACGTACAAGCATGA
- a CDS encoding sensor histidine kinase, protein MKSRSIRTRLVVGIGVIVSLILISGAFVIYHTVKASLYEEVDKALAGTLALQSLELEIIGDEIVNEWLTDIEQDPQRRLSDYIQVWDEKSGQVLRSPALEGHDLPKLSGPLNVRRFASCELPDGKRARAVGVRMYPKVEEDTMSAVIRAEDYPHVMVIAQETEDIDARISGLFQVLLQGLLLVGLFCLLVIHLIIRASLRPIHELELEISRVDASRTMNDLVVPAGIPVELQGLTQKYRELLGRINRVRGREREFSANAAHELRTPIAGIMAVLEQTLSSDRKDSEYRERIAEALEISVSMQTLVNRLTRFARLRNGIDHIELTTMDLHTMIDARLSLLDRRLKERGLQLHRQLDASQPLIRTDETLVEILVGNLIGNAVSHADVNSQVSLATEDTETGCRFTLSNFAAKLKQEDMERIFEPFYRVDRARTLGDGHSGLGLAMCREIASTLDLEFQAELDSVGHLFRITVIFPEK, encoded by the coding sequence ATGAAATCGCGTTCCATCCGTACTCGCCTGGTTGTCGGTATCGGCGTCATTGTCTCGCTGATTCTGATTTCGGGCGCCTTCGTGATCTACCATACGGTCAAGGCGTCTCTGTACGAAGAGGTGGATAAGGCCTTGGCTGGGACGCTGGCACTGCAGTCGCTGGAATTGGAGATCATCGGCGATGAAATTGTCAATGAGTGGCTGACGGATATCGAACAGGACCCGCAGCGTCGTTTATCCGATTATATTCAGGTCTGGGATGAGAAGAGCGGGCAAGTGTTGCGTTCGCCTGCCTTGGAGGGGCATGATTTGCCCAAATTGTCGGGGCCGCTCAATGTGCGGCGGTTTGCGAGCTGTGAACTGCCCGATGGCAAGCGTGCCCGGGCAGTGGGAGTGAGGATGTATCCCAAAGTCGAAGAAGATACGATGAGCGCCGTCATCCGGGCGGAAGACTATCCACATGTCATGGTCATCGCACAGGAGACCGAAGATATCGACGCGCGTATCTCCGGACTCTTCCAGGTCTTGCTGCAGGGCCTACTGCTTGTCGGGCTGTTTTGTTTACTGGTGATTCATCTGATCATACGTGCTTCGCTTCGGCCGATTCACGAGTTGGAGCTGGAGATCTCCCGCGTGGACGCGAGTCGCACCATGAACGACCTGGTGGTTCCGGCGGGTATTCCGGTTGAGCTTCAGGGGCTGACCCAGAAATACCGGGAGCTTCTTGGGCGGATCAACCGGGTACGTGGGCGTGAACGCGAGTTTTCGGCCAATGCGGCTCATGAGTTGCGCACGCCGATCGCCGGTATCATGGCGGTTTTGGAACAGACGCTTTCGAGTGACCGGAAGGATTCGGAGTACCGTGAACGGATCGCGGAGGCCTTGGAAATCAGTGTTTCCATGCAGACTCTGGTCAATCGGCTGACGCGGTTTGCCCGGCTGCGCAACGGGATCGACCACATCGAGCTGACTACGATGGACCTACATACGATGATCGATGCCAGATTGTCTTTGCTGGATCGGCGCCTCAAGGAGCGTGGCTTGCAGCTTCACCGCCAGCTTGATGCCAGCCAGCCCTTGATCCGGACCGATGAGACGCTTGTGGAAATTTTAGTGGGTAATTTGATCGGCAATGCAGTGAGCCACGCGGATGTGAACAGCCAAGTCAGCCTCGCGACTGAAGATACCGAAACCGGCTGCCGTTTCACGCTCTCAAACTTTGCCGCTAAGTTGAAGCAGGAAGATATGGAGCGGATTTTCGAACCGTTCTACCGTGTGGATCGGGCACGCACATTGGGGGATGGGCATTCGGGACTCGGGCTGGCCATGTGCCGTGAAATAGCGTCAACGCTGGATCTGGAGTTTCAGGCGGAATTGGACTCAGTGGGGCATTTATTCCGGATTACGGTGATTTTTCCGGAAAAATAG